The Erythrolamprus reginae isolate rEryReg1 chromosome 3, rEryReg1.hap1, whole genome shotgun sequence genome contains a region encoding:
- the UTP23 gene encoding rRNA-processing protein UTP23 homolog has protein sequence MKITRQKHAKKNMGFYKYNFGFREPFQVLLDGTFCQAALRNKIQIREQLPGYLAGATQLCTTRCVLKELECLGKQLYGAKLIAQRFQLRNCSHIKNPVGGSDCLLSMVEDGNPHHYFIATQDQHLATKIKKRPGIPLLFIIQNTMVLDKPSAKSLASIQAMHTNQLIPEHHKKTITFLKEKEGLVKTSEPKKRKRKRAGGPNPLSCLKKKRKTEESQPSSTSKKKGKQKRSKKKSDTITAAVQDMKA, from the exons ATGAAGATCACCCGGCAAAAGCACGCCAAGAAGAACATGGGCTTCTACAAGTACAATTTTGGTTTCCGAGAGCCTTTCCAGGTGCTACTGGACGGCACCTTCTGCCAGGCTGCGCTGCGCAACAAGATCCAGATACGCGAGCAGTTGCCGGGTTACCTGGCCGGAGCCACGCAACTCTGCACGACGCG ATGTGTGTTAAAAGAATTGGAATGCCTGGGAAAACAGCTGTATGGTGCAAAACTAATTGCACAGAGATTTCAACTTCGCAACTGCTCTCATATCAAAAATCCAGTGGGTGGTTCAGACTGTCTATTGTCAATGGTCGAGGATGGTAATCCACACCATTATTTCATAGCTACACAG gatcaGCACTTGgccacaaaaataaagaaaaggccTGGAATCCCTCTGCTATTTATAATTCAGAATACAATGGTTCTGGACAAGCCTTCCGCCAAATCTTTGGCTTCAATACAAGCAATGCACACAAACCAGCTTATTCCAGAGCACCATAAGAAGACCATTACGTttctgaaagaaaaagaaggtcTTGTGAAAACTTCAGAACCCAAAAAAAGAAAGCGGAAAAGGGCTGGTGGGCCAAACCCTCTCAGCTGTCTGAAGAAAAAGCGAAAAACTGAAGAATCCCAACCATCGTCCACTTCTAAGAAAAAGGGAAAACAGAAGCGCAGTAAAAAGAAATCAGACACTATAACTGCAGCTGTCCAAGATATGAAAGCATAA